In Fusobacterium periodonticum ATCC 33693, the following are encoded in one genomic region:
- a CDS encoding helix-turn-helix transcriptional regulator — MNKLVFKSKDNEMIFHPGYLIKNIMDEEGKDIKEMVQLLGLTEKEITALINAEINITDDMIDRIVKNYGTSKELWRNFQNKYDLKIKELKEDSMIFNFERENEISSDIANNILNNVSERLIIA, encoded by the coding sequence ATGAATAAGTTAGTTTTTAAATCAAAAGATAACGAAATGATTTTTCACCCAGGATATTTAATCAAAAATATAATGGATGAAGAAGGGAAAGATATAAAAGAAATGGTACAGCTTTTAGGTTTAACAGAAAAAGAAATCACAGCTCTTATAAATGCTGAAATAAATATAACAGATGATATGATAGATAGAATTGTCAAAAATTATGGAACATCAAAAGAATTATGGAGAAATTTTCAAAATAAATATGATTTAAAAATAAAAGAGCTTAAAGAAGATTCTATGATTTTTAATTTTGAAAGAGAAAATGAAATTAGTTCAGATATAGCAAATAATATATTAAATAATGTTTCTGAAAGGCTAATTATAGCATAA